A single window of Bordetella genomosp. 11 DNA harbors:
- a CDS encoding amidase, producing MTSTSSLVALSAVELRRLIGARQVSPVELLQACIDRIDAVNPYVNAITATAYEQARAAAREAERAVMQGEPLGLLHGLPLGVKDLEATAGLLTTYGSAIYRGHVPEQDVELVARLRRAGAIVTAKTNVPEMGAGANSRNTVWGATGNPFDPNLNAGGSSGGSAAALACDMLPVCTGSDTGGSLRIPAAKCGVVGLRPSPGVVPSVRKPLGWTPISVVGPMGRTVADACLQLAASAGMHAGDPLSYPLDPLSFLRPGVADLGTLRVAYTEDFGVCAVDDGIRAVFREKIATMRHLFAACDPVDMELGDAHRCFDVLRAEAFVAGMGEAYDKDPDSLGPNTRANYELGAAMSLKDSAWAQAEQTRLIKRFQDVYRDYDLVLSPTTPVSPFPWTKLYAETINGERQENYYRWLALTYVVTLTTHPAIALPCGRDHRGMPFGLQAVGRFRGDHALLAAAQAMEQAFAAIETLRRPVPDVSSLKPARPELRSIVTTPPLIDGAPPANSVSAV from the coding sequence ATGACGTCCACTTCTTCCCTCGTCGCGCTATCGGCCGTGGAGTTGCGCCGGCTGATCGGCGCGCGCCAGGTATCGCCGGTCGAACTGCTGCAGGCCTGCATCGACCGTATCGATGCGGTCAACCCCTACGTCAACGCCATCACCGCGACCGCCTACGAACAGGCCCGCGCCGCGGCACGCGAGGCCGAGCGCGCCGTCATGCAGGGCGAGCCGCTGGGCCTGCTGCACGGCCTGCCGCTGGGTGTGAAGGACCTGGAAGCCACCGCCGGGCTGCTGACCACCTACGGGTCGGCCATCTACCGCGGCCATGTGCCGGAGCAGGACGTGGAACTGGTGGCGCGCCTGCGGCGTGCCGGCGCCATCGTGACGGCGAAGACCAATGTGCCGGAGATGGGCGCCGGCGCCAATTCACGCAATACGGTTTGGGGCGCGACCGGCAACCCCTTCGATCCCAACCTGAATGCCGGCGGTTCGTCGGGCGGCTCCGCGGCCGCGCTGGCCTGCGACATGTTGCCGGTCTGCACGGGCTCCGACACCGGCGGTTCGCTGCGCATCCCGGCCGCCAAATGCGGCGTGGTCGGCTTGCGGCCTTCGCCGGGCGTCGTGCCCAGCGTACGCAAGCCCCTGGGCTGGACGCCGATCTCGGTGGTCGGCCCCATGGGCCGTACCGTGGCCGATGCCTGCCTGCAACTGGCCGCCAGCGCCGGTATGCATGCCGGCGATCCGCTCAGCTACCCGCTGGATCCGCTGTCTTTCCTGCGGCCCGGCGTGGCGGATCTCGGCACGCTGCGCGTGGCCTATACGGAAGACTTCGGCGTGTGCGCGGTCGACGACGGCATCCGCGCGGTCTTCCGCGAAAAAATCGCCACCATGCGGCATCTTTTCGCCGCCTGCGATCCCGTCGACATGGAACTCGGCGACGCGCACCGCTGCTTCGATGTCCTGCGCGCCGAGGCCTTCGTCGCCGGCATGGGCGAGGCCTACGATAAGGATCCGGACAGCCTGGGACCGAACACCCGCGCCAACTACGAACTGGGCGCGGCCATGAGCCTGAAGGACAGCGCCTGGGCCCAGGCCGAACAAACGCGCCTGATCAAGCGCTTCCAGGACGTGTACCGGGACTACGATCTGGTACTGTCGCCCACCACGCCGGTCTCGCCTTTTCCGTGGACCAAGCTGTACGCGGAAACCATCAACGGCGAACGCCAGGAAAATTATTACCGCTGGCTGGCGCTGACCTACGTGGTCACGTTGACCACGCATCCGGCCATCGCCCTGCCTTGCGGACGCGACCATCGCGGCATGCCGTTCGGCCTGCAGGCGGTCGGGCGCTTCCGCGGCGATCATGCGCTGCTGGCCGCGGCGCAGGCCATGGAACAGGCATTCGCCGCCATCGAGACCTTGCGCCGCCCCGTGCCCGATGTCTCCTCCCTGAAGCCCGCGCGGCCCGAGCTGCGATCCATCGTGACGACGCCGCCGCTGATCGACGGCGCGCCGCCCGCCAACAGCGTGTCGGCGGTATAG
- a CDS encoding D-serine ammonia-lyase, with the protein MIAPPAIDSEPVRSLRQGRPLLWTRPAGADTNEASPFTLEDVRQARARFDRFAPLLTVLFPELHETAGAIESALLPVDGMRAALRLPESQGRLWIKADHDLPVAGSIKARGGVHEVLEFAEALALREGLIQAGDNYRVLAGPQARASFSRHQVAVGSTGNLGLAIGVIASALGFRTSVHMSADAKEWKKARLRARGVTVVEHAGDYEKAVAAGRARVQADPNGYFVDDERSSSLFLGYAAAALHLRDQLRDAAIAVDAAHPLFVYLPCGVGGAPGGIAFGLKEVLGPHVHCFFAEPTQSPCFLVRMMAGSGQLPGAGATPSVYDVGLSNRTEADGLAVPRASELAAGVMATRLDGVYTVADDVLFTDLARLHDSEGLRIEPSAAAGFSGPARLCATPAGQAYLASRGLAQAMRGATHLVWTTGGRFVPPEEFDRFLSRGRSSPADT; encoded by the coding sequence ATGATCGCCCCACCTGCCATCGATTCCGAGCCCGTGCGCTCCCTGCGCCAGGGGCGGCCCCTGCTGTGGACGCGACCCGCTGGCGCGGATACGAACGAAGCATCCCCCTTCACGCTGGAAGACGTACGGCAGGCGCGCGCGCGCTTCGACCGTTTCGCCCCTCTGCTGACCGTCCTGTTTCCCGAACTGCACGAAACGGCGGGCGCGATCGAGTCCGCCCTGCTGCCGGTAGACGGCATGCGCGCGGCGCTGCGCCTGCCGGAATCCCAAGGCAGGCTGTGGATCAAGGCCGACCACGATCTGCCCGTGGCCGGCTCCATCAAGGCGCGCGGCGGCGTGCACGAGGTCCTGGAATTCGCCGAAGCGCTGGCCCTGCGCGAGGGGCTGATACAGGCGGGCGACAACTATCGCGTCCTGGCCGGGCCGCAGGCGCGCGCCAGCTTCTCGCGCCATCAGGTCGCCGTGGGCTCCACCGGCAACCTGGGATTGGCGATCGGCGTGATCGCGTCCGCGTTGGGATTCCGGACGTCGGTGCATATGTCCGCCGATGCCAAGGAATGGAAAAAGGCGCGGCTGCGCGCGCGCGGCGTGACGGTGGTCGAACATGCGGGCGACTACGAAAAAGCCGTGGCCGCGGGCCGCGCGCGGGTACAGGCCGACCCCAATGGCTATTTCGTCGATGACGAGCGTTCTTCATCGCTGTTCCTGGGCTACGCGGCAGCCGCCCTGCATTTGCGCGACCAGCTGCGCGATGCGGCAATCGCGGTGGACGCGGCGCATCCGCTGTTCGTCTACCTTCCCTGCGGCGTGGGCGGCGCGCCAGGCGGCATCGCCTTCGGCCTGAAGGAAGTGCTGGGCCCGCACGTGCACTGCTTTTTCGCCGAGCCGACCCAATCGCCCTGCTTCCTGGTCCGCATGATGGCGGGATCAGGCCAACTGCCGGGGGCCGGCGCCACGCCTTCGGTGTACGACGTGGGCCTGAGCAATCGCACCGAGGCCGATGGACTGGCGGTGCCGCGTGCGTCCGAGCTGGCGGCAGGCGTCATGGCGACGCGGCTGGACGGGGTCTATACCGTCGCCGACGATGTCCTCTTCACGGACCTCGCGCGCCTGCACGACAGCGAAGGCCTGCGCATCGAACCGTCCGCGGCGGCGGGTTTCAGCGGGCCGGCGCGGCTTTGCGCGACGCCGGCCGGGCAGGCCTACCTGGCATCGCGCGGCCTGGCGCAGGCCATGCGCGGCGCCACGCACCTGGTGTGGACCACCGGCGGGCGCTTCGTACCGCCCGAAGAATTCGATCGTTTCCTGAGCCGGGGCAGGTCGAGCCCGGCCGATACCTGA
- a CDS encoding LysR substrate-binding domain-containing protein, whose translation MNLQQLRFITEVARRDLKVSRVAELLHVSQPSVSTQIRLLEEELGLTIFTRQRNRLTAITPIGGEIIERARRALMEIDDIRQLANAHSADDSGTLTIAASHAQARFRLPVILKKFADLYPRVHITIRPESGRQITDTMRAGQADIGILSSPGDLQGDLFGIPFQTYRRLLLVAAGHPLLKVPRPTFDDIARYSIVMYEPSQTGSVVLDTLERLGKQAPTLLKATNADVVKAYVEQGLGVSVLPELVFDPKRDRGLRAINVDHLFSASTTFIVLNRKHYLRAYAYAFIEILAPQVTRRTVEEGQHAPPAGLPQP comes from the coding sequence GTGAATCTCCAGCAATTGCGCTTCATCACCGAGGTTGCCCGCCGCGACCTGAAAGTCTCGCGCGTGGCCGAACTGCTGCATGTCTCCCAACCCAGCGTCAGCACGCAGATCCGGTTGCTGGAAGAAGAATTGGGGCTGACGATATTCACGCGCCAGCGCAACCGGCTGACCGCGATCACGCCGATAGGCGGGGAAATCATCGAACGGGCACGCCGCGCCCTGATGGAGATCGACGATATACGGCAGCTTGCCAACGCGCACAGCGCCGATGACAGCGGCACGCTGACGATCGCCGCCAGTCACGCGCAGGCAAGGTTCAGGCTTCCCGTGATCCTGAAGAAGTTCGCGGATCTTTATCCCCGCGTACACATCACGATACGCCCGGAGAGCGGGCGCCAGATCACCGATACGATGCGCGCGGGCCAGGCCGACATCGGCATTCTCAGTTCGCCCGGGGATCTCCAGGGCGACTTGTTCGGCATCCCGTTCCAGACGTATCGGCGGTTGCTGCTGGTGGCCGCGGGACACCCCCTGCTCAAGGTGCCGCGCCCCACCTTCGACGATATCGCCCGCTATTCCATCGTGATGTACGAACCGTCGCAGACCGGCTCGGTCGTGCTCGACACCCTGGAACGCCTGGGCAAGCAGGCCCCGACCCTGCTCAAGGCCACGAATGCCGATGTCGTGAAGGCCTATGTGGAGCAAGGCCTGGGAGTCAGCGTCCTGCCGGAACTTGTCTTCGATCCCAAGCGCGACCGCGGACTGCGGGCAATCAATGTGGACCACCTGTTCTCCGCCAGCACGACCTTCATCGTGCTCAACCGCAAGCATTACCTGCGCGCGTACGCCTATGCGTTCATCGAGATTCTCGCTCCCCAGGTAACGCGCCGTACCGTGGAAGAAGGCCAGCACGCGCCGCCCGCGGGTTTACCTCAGCCCTAG
- a CDS encoding hydantoinase/oxoprolinase family protein, whose translation MDTTIPSPRAVLAVDIGGSFTDAVLMVGAKTHTTKVLTTPLQPELGVLQGAREVLAKAGLPASEVALFILGTTLATNALIERKGARTALITTEGFRDVVEIGQENRYAQYDIFLEKPVPLVPRDLRFGIPERIDVHGRTLLPLDEAAVRRVACQLREAAVESVAVSFLHSYVNPEHEARVGQILAQELPDLWITLSSDVCPEVREYERTSTACANAYVQPVVARSLGELDRLMREAGMGCPIYLMTSGGSLTSLELGARQPVKLVESGPAGGAILGRRIAEQCGERHVLSYDMGGTTAKICFIDEYTPQLSRTFEFGRMYRFLKGSGLPIRIPVIEMVEIGAGGGSIAHVDTLGRIQVGPDSATSNPGPACFGRGGTHPTVTDANCALGLLDPARFAAGKVNLAPGAARAAIARDVADPLGMGAEMGALAISEIVAENMACAARVHGIELGKDIERYTMIAFGGAAPLHAVQMAAKLGIDRIIVPVGASVGSALGFLWAPIAYQALRSLYQSTDGIDLDAVNRVLESMYLEASAAVESAAPKGSRLETRCVAFMRYRGQGHEIPVTLPSTQLTPALASGLAELFEREYRALYGRIIPGVGAEILTWTLTVSTGQAATQDEDRRPAGIRRPAPSAYRPVFDTALARAVDIPAFDREALSVSDHIDGPALIVEDQTTTVVPAGFTARVDARHYLIIDRDRSSKAQRGEA comes from the coding sequence ATGGACACCACTATCCCCAGCCCGCGCGCGGTGCTGGCCGTCGACATCGGCGGATCGTTCACCGACGCCGTACTGATGGTCGGCGCGAAGACGCACACCACCAAGGTACTTACCACGCCGCTGCAGCCGGAATTGGGCGTGCTGCAGGGCGCGCGGGAAGTCCTGGCCAAGGCGGGGCTGCCTGCCAGCGAAGTCGCGCTCTTCATCCTGGGCACCACGCTGGCCACGAACGCGCTGATCGAACGCAAGGGCGCGCGCACGGCCTTGATTACGACCGAGGGATTTCGCGACGTCGTCGAGATCGGGCAGGAAAACCGCTACGCGCAATACGATATCTTCCTGGAAAAACCGGTACCGCTGGTGCCGCGCGACCTGCGCTTCGGCATACCCGAACGTATCGACGTCCACGGCAGGACGCTGTTGCCGCTGGACGAGGCCGCGGTGCGCCGCGTCGCCTGCCAGTTGCGCGAGGCCGCGGTGGAAAGCGTCGCTGTATCGTTCCTGCACAGCTACGTCAATCCCGAGCACGAAGCCAGGGTCGGGCAGATCCTGGCTCAGGAGCTGCCGGATCTCTGGATCACGCTATCTTCCGACGTCTGCCCGGAAGTCCGCGAGTACGAGCGGACCTCCACCGCCTGTGCCAACGCCTACGTCCAGCCGGTCGTGGCGCGATCGCTGGGCGAACTCGACCGGCTGATGCGCGAAGCCGGAATGGGCTGTCCCATTTACCTGATGACGTCCGGCGGATCGCTGACCTCGCTGGAATTGGGCGCTCGCCAACCCGTCAAGCTGGTGGAATCGGGCCCGGCCGGCGGCGCCATCCTGGGCCGCAGGATCGCCGAGCAATGCGGCGAGCGCCACGTGCTTTCCTACGACATGGGCGGCACCACCGCGAAGATCTGCTTCATCGACGAGTACACGCCGCAGCTCTCCCGGACCTTCGAATTCGGCCGCATGTATCGCTTCCTGAAAGGCTCGGGCCTTCCCATCCGGATCCCGGTGATCGAGATGGTCGAAATCGGCGCCGGGGGCGGCTCGATCGCGCACGTCGACACGCTCGGCCGCATCCAGGTCGGGCCGGACAGCGCGACGTCCAATCCCGGGCCGGCCTGTTTCGGGCGCGGGGGAACGCACCCCACGGTGACGGACGCGAACTGCGCGCTCGGGCTGTTGGATCCGGCCCGCTTCGCCGCGGGCAAGGTCAACCTCGCGCCCGGCGCGGCGCGCGCCGCCATCGCGCGCGACGTCGCCGATCCGCTTGGAATGGGCGCCGAGATGGGAGCATTGGCGATCAGCGAAATCGTCGCGGAGAATATGGCGTGCGCCGCCCGCGTGCACGGGATCGAGTTGGGCAAGGATATCGAGCGCTACACGATGATCGCCTTCGGTGGCGCGGCGCCCCTGCACGCGGTGCAGATGGCCGCCAAGCTGGGCATCGACCGCATCATCGTCCCGGTGGGCGCAAGCGTCGGGTCGGCGCTGGGCTTCCTCTGGGCCCCGATTGCCTACCAGGCACTGCGCAGCCTCTATCAGTCCACGGATGGCATCGACCTGGATGCGGTGAACCGTGTGCTGGAAAGCATGTACCTGGAAGCCAGCGCGGCCGTGGAAAGCGCCGCCCCGAAAGGCAGCCGGCTCGAAACGCGCTGTGTCGCGTTCATGCGCTACCGGGGGCAGGGGCATGAAATCCCCGTCACCTTGCCGTCCACCCAACTGACGCCGGCGCTGGCCAGCGGCCTGGCCGAACTGTTCGAACGAGAGTACCGCGCGCTGTATGGCCGCATCATCCCCGGCGTCGGGGCCGAAATCCTGACCTGGACACTGACCGTATCGACCGGCCAGGCGGCCACGCAGGACGAGGACCGCCGTCCCGCCGGGATACGCAGGCCCGCGCCCTCGGCCTATCGGCCCGTTTTCGACACGGCGCTGGCGCGCGCGGTCGACATACCCGCCTTCGATCGCGAGGCCTTGTCCGTGTCGGACCACATCGACGGACCGGCCCTGATCGTCGAGGACCAGACGACCACCGTCGTTCCCGCCGGTTTCACCGCCCGGGTCGACGCCCGCCACTATCTGATCATCGACCGCGACCGATCGTCGAAGGCACAGCGAGGTGAAGCATGA
- a CDS encoding Bug family tripartite tricarboxylate transporter substrate binding protein, protein MNMRSTCIAAGLALSCLLAPALPAAAQTGYPTHPVSLIVPFPPGGATDVSGRVLAQALGKELGQTVIVENRAGAGTVIGASYVARSAPDGYTLLVSSGTTFTINPAVRSDLPYDPVKSFEPIGIVGRTGLILLANPKVPVNDLKSFIAYVKDPAHADTPYGSFGSGTTANFVGEAFAAAAGIKLTHVPYKGSAPAMADLIGGQIPFSVDTVSAALPQLKNGKVKAIAVSSPQRSTFLPDVPTFAESGYPQVAMDTWLMVAAPRGLPADVKTRLGQALANVMANPDVRKNLLALGFEPEFENGQQGEALILKELPQMREIAERANIKAD, encoded by the coding sequence ATGAACATGCGTTCCACGTGTATTGCCGCCGGCCTGGCCTTGTCCTGCCTGCTCGCGCCCGCCTTGCCGGCCGCCGCGCAGACCGGCTATCCCACGCACCCGGTGTCGCTGATCGTGCCCTTCCCGCCCGGCGGCGCCACCGATGTGAGCGGCCGCGTCCTCGCGCAAGCGCTCGGCAAGGAACTGGGCCAGACGGTCATCGTCGAAAACCGTGCCGGCGCCGGCACGGTGATCGGCGCATCGTATGTGGCGCGCTCGGCGCCCGACGGCTATACGCTGCTGGTCAGCTCCGGTACCACCTTCACCATCAATCCGGCGGTACGCAGCGACCTGCCCTACGATCCCGTCAAGAGTTTCGAGCCCATCGGCATCGTGGGACGCACCGGGCTGATCCTGCTGGCCAATCCGAAGGTGCCGGTCAACGACTTGAAATCCTTCATCGCCTACGTCAAGGATCCCGCGCACGCCGACACCCCTTATGGTTCGTTCGGCAGCGGTACGACAGCCAACTTCGTCGGCGAGGCATTCGCCGCCGCGGCCGGCATCAAGCTGACGCACGTCCCCTACAAAGGCAGCGCGCCGGCCATGGCCGACCTGATTGGCGGCCAGATCCCGTTTTCCGTGGATACGGTCTCCGCGGCGCTGCCGCAGCTGAAGAACGGCAAGGTCAAGGCCATCGCGGTCTCCAGCCCGCAGCGCTCCACCTTCCTGCCCGATGTGCCGACCTTCGCCGAATCGGGCTATCCGCAGGTCGCGATGGATACCTGGCTGATGGTGGCCGCGCCGCGCGGCCTGCCCGCCGACGTGAAGACCAGGCTGGGCCAGGCCCTGGCCAACGTCATGGCCAATCCCGACGTACGCAAGAACCTGCTGGCGCTGGGCTTCGAGCCGGAGTTCGAGAACGGACAACAGGGCGAGGCCCTGATCCTGAAAGAACTGCCGCAGATGCGCGAAATCGCCGAGCGCGCGAACATCAAGGCAGACTGA
- a CDS encoding LysR family transcriptional regulator, translating into MNNQVLQGTALRYFLEVVRSGSVTEAAERLDVAPSAVSRQIARLERELNTLLFERRARGMVPNAAGEVLAAHAKRMQQDVERVAGDILALRGLRHGKVRLVSTEGYAFDFIPSLIATFRQSYAGIRFSLDVCSQQDVPRRIRDGEADIGLTLSLTSERDIRVELRTPAPVLAVLAPDHPLAGKRTLSLAQVAAYPLALPDRDSTLRQLFDISSSRQQLRYEPVFVSRHIDALISFASAGGGVALCGELPVRGRLQYGSVIAVPLRDREMNERHFEVQTLAGRILPDACKAFLGHIRDAVRAA; encoded by the coding sequence ATGAACAATCAGGTTCTCCAAGGCACCGCGCTGCGGTATTTCCTGGAAGTCGTGCGCTCGGGGTCCGTGACCGAGGCGGCGGAGCGCCTGGACGTCGCGCCGTCGGCGGTCAGCCGGCAGATTGCCCGCCTGGAACGCGAACTGAACACCCTGTTGTTCGAGCGGCGCGCGCGCGGCATGGTGCCGAACGCCGCGGGAGAGGTGCTGGCCGCGCACGCGAAACGCATGCAGCAGGACGTCGAGCGGGTGGCCGGGGACATCCTGGCCCTGCGCGGCCTGCGCCATGGGAAGGTGCGGCTGGTCAGCACGGAAGGCTATGCGTTCGACTTCATCCCGTCCCTGATCGCCACGTTCCGGCAAAGCTACGCCGGCATCCGCTTTTCGCTGGATGTGTGTTCGCAGCAGGACGTTCCGCGCCGCATCCGCGATGGCGAGGCCGATATCGGCCTGACCTTGAGCCTGACATCCGAGCGCGACATCCGCGTCGAGCTGCGCACGCCCGCGCCCGTCCTGGCCGTCCTCGCACCCGATCATCCCCTGGCGGGCAAGCGCACGCTGTCGCTGGCGCAGGTGGCGGCCTACCCGCTGGCGCTGCCGGACCGCGATTCGACCTTGCGCCAGTTGTTCGATATCAGCAGCAGCCGCCAGCAGTTGCGCTACGAGCCGGTGTTCGTCAGCCGGCATATCGATGCCCTGATCAGCTTCGCCAGCGCGGGGGGCGGCGTGGCGTTATGCGGGGAGCTGCCTGTCCGTGGACGGCTGCAATACGGCAGCGTGATCGCCGTTCCCCTGCGCGACCGCGAAATGAACGAGCGTCACTTCGAGGTGCAAACCCTGGCCGGGCGCATCCTGCCGGATGCGTGCAAGGCCTTTCTCGGCCATATCCGCGACGCCGTGCGCGCAGCCTAG